The genomic stretch CACTCCCTCCGACTTCGTGCTGGCATACGTGTCATTCAGCCGCCGGAAGATATGAACGATCTTTGGGTTCTGTAGGGTCTGGTACACATGGATGGTTCGCCATGCATGCGCGAAGGCGTTGTCGGAGGGCCACTCGGATGATTCTCCAGTCATATCCAGCAGGTTCTGGCGAAGACTGACTGCAGTCGCACTCCCCCGGCGTAAGTTGCGGGTAAGAGACAGAAAGATGCGGTTGTAGTTCTTGTTTGTAAGACCGCAAACCGCGCGGCGGAGCACGTACGACTCCAGCGCTTCGGACAACCCCTCCCACTCTGCGTCGTCCAATCCGCTGTCCATCAGCGCGAGAAGCAGCGGGTACGCCGTGCTCATATCGAAGCGGTCCAGAAACGTAGCCAGAGGAAAGAGTGGATCGTTCTGCTGCGGCTCAATAAGCCGCCGGAAGTCGGCACCCTGTCTCGATAGTACCGCTAGTTCTTCCCGCACCGAGTTGAACGGCTTCTGCCGTTCGATCCAGTGCTTATACTCGACGAATAGGTGTTTGGCAGGAACGTCGACCGCCTGCCGGCTTGCTAAGAAGTGCTGCATGAACAGATCGCTACGGGGGCGATTCAGACGACCTTGGCGGATCTCCTTTCGCCAGAACGCCTCGTCGAACGCGCGCCAGTACTCGTTATAAAGCTCTTCCTGCGGCTCTCCTGCACGCCCGGCCCTAAGGAAAATGAAATTCCGAAGAAGGTCGGCCGGGAGTAGAGGCTCGCCACGCGCGTTAAGCGTTTCGAATATGACCTGCGCATCGTCATCCTGCTCGAGATCGATTACGACGACCTGCAGGGCGTTGCGCAGTGCCTGGAAACATTCTTCGAGGCGTGCGGTGATCGGCTGGTCCGCTGCAAGGGGAGGCTCCGATGTTGTACCGAGGAAGAACTCGTGTAATTGGGAATGGAAGAAGAGGTACGCTTCGACCATGCGCGGGCGCGGATCGGCCTTGCGCGCGTATTTCTGCCGGACCAGCGGATAGACCACTTCGAGCGCCGCACGAGACGGGGTACCGACGACATGCACGAACTGCGTGCGGTCGAGTTGCGTGGGCCAGACCTTGAAGCGTTCAGTCTCCAGATCCGCCATCATCCCTTTGTTGAGTGTATAACCTTCGCACTCCCTTGCGAGCTCATCGGCATCCTGCTCCCGGCAGAAGTTGCGGAACGCGGCGAGAAACACCTGCAATGTGGTTAGTCGCTGCTGTCCATCAATTACCTGTCGCTTCTCGACGTGAGTGACCGGGGTTTGCTTCTGGTCGAGCACCATCGCCCCGAGAAAATGCACGGGCGCATCCTTTCGGCCTTCCAAATACTCTATGAACTTCCGTTCTATATCCTCCCACAACGGCTCCCATTGCTGCTCTCGGCTCCACACGTACTGCCGCTGGAACAGTGGAACATCCAGGCGCATCTTTTTCTCGAAAATTGCAAGAAGAGGAGCGGCGTTGGCTTTCATTTGTCGCGGTTGTTGAGAGGACTCAGCACGGAGATCAACCACCCGGCGCAACCAGCAACGGGTCTCGCCCGGTACCACACCGCTCGGGATAGTCGATCACATACTAGATCCTGCGCGCCGTGCGCGCCATGCGGCACAGCCAACCGGATGCTGGTAGATGAGCAGGATGCGGTCCCGCGGGCACCGGAGGCACGCTCCGCATACCGTACCAGAAGCGCGAGCGCACGTGGTGGTGGGAGAGCGTAATGCGGCGGGGGAGCTGGTGTGCCTGACTGTGTATTGCCGCGGCCAGCGCGAGGTGGTCCGGCGACTGAGCGCCGGAGTGCAGACTTAGAAGTTTCCGAGTAGTAGTTCAGGCTCCACGGTTCTCCTTACCGGGGTACCCACATTGAGGCGAGATAGGCCGCTATCGATATCAAGCATACGCAAACAACCGCTAATGCAGTGGCGCGAGCTACGCGATACACGATCTCGCCCTTTCGGACCCTGATCCACTCGGTTTTCAACAATAGTTTGGCCTGGTCCAGAAGGTTTTTCTCAAGTTGTACGAGATCCAAGTGCATAAGAGGCTTCCTTGAGTTGAAGGCAGTTTCCAGATCGGAGAGGGTTTTCAGAATGTCTTCACTTTCCTTCGGGTTCAGCCGGAGACGAATGCTCGAGATGTTCTTGTTAGCACCCACATAGTCCTCCCGTACCCGAGTCCATCTACCAGCTGGATCGTCAGTTAGAATGGCCTCTCCTTGATACATCGCGTTGATGTGCCCCAGCAGTTCGGCAAGCTCACTTCTGAGCGCGTCAATCCAAGCCTGCCGGAACTCAGATACTTTCTGCTCCTTAGCTATGATAAGACCCAGCAGAGAAAGAAGCCCCGTGATAGTAGCGGCGACTATAGCTCCGACAGCAACGTCCGGGATGTTCATACGCGAAACCATTCCTCGTGATCGCGTGAGAGTCGCGGGTTCTAAAAGGGTGGATCTACGGTGTTGAGCACTGGCAACGGGCACAGCAACTGAGCACAATAGGCCCGCGGTTACGCGCGCGTGCTGATCGGATCGCACGGCAGATCAGTCGGGAGACTTGCGAGAGCTAGGCGTCTTCGGATGTCATAAGCGATAGCGGTGTCGCGCCTACTGAAGGCCTTGGTGCTCTACCAAGCGCGCCGGGTCGGCACGGCTGTTCAAAGCTCTTCGGCGCCGCGCGACTCTCGTAGCTTACGGACGCAGGAGTTTGCGTGCGAGAAGTACGAGGAGGCG from Longimicrobium sp. encodes the following:
- a CDS encoding DUF262 domain-containing protein; amino-acid sequence: MKANAAPLLAIFEKKMRLDVPLFQRQYVWSREQQWEPLWEDIERKFIEYLEGRKDAPVHFLGAMVLDQKQTPVTHVEKRQVIDGQQRLTTLQVFLAAFRNFCREQDADELARECEGYTLNKGMMADLETERFKVWPTQLDRTQFVHVVGTPSRAALEVVYPLVRQKYARKADPRPRMVEAYLFFHSQLHEFFLGTTSEPPLAADQPITARLEECFQALRNALQVVVIDLEQDDDAQVIFETLNARGEPLLPADLLRNFIFLRAGRAGEPQEELYNEYWRAFDEAFWRKEIRQGRLNRPRSDLFMQHFLASRQAVDVPAKHLFVEYKHWIERQKPFNSVREELAVLSRQGADFRRLIEPQQNDPLFPLATFLDRFDMSTAYPLLLALMDSGLDDAEWEGLSEALESYVLRRAVCGLTNKNYNRIFLSLTRNLRRGSATAVSLRQNLLDMTGESSEWPSDNAFAHAWRTIHVYQTLQNPKIVHIFRRLNDTYASTKSEGVVVNGPLTVEHILPQKWLDHWPLPNGSRGMTLGELWEAAPDDPRRLATIRRNNLLQTIGNLTIIAQPLNSAVSNSSWSVKKPELLVHALLPITQQLYKFENWDEDAIETRSEQLLERALQLWPRDRR